The region AATCAAGAAAAAGATGTTTAATtgtttcatcccgatcacagaaactacacctagtaggcccTGTCCAATTATGCTTTGTCAagttgtccttggttaaaataacttgtttgtgtaaaaaccacataaacactttgattttcaaaggaactttgacatcccacacatgtttggaactaggaatcgAGCTCGAATTGATGACATcaacatacattgatttaactgtaaattCACCCGACCTAGTGAGATTCCAGCGTAATCTATCGGGTTGTTGTGAAAGTTGAACattcatcagtctcctaactagatgtgGCCAATCTTCCCAACGATTACCCACTAACGGCcttctaaactgaatattaagggggattgaATGAAACAACGTTGCAACAAAGgcctcacgtcgttgaacaatatgATATAACGACGGGTATTGGACGGCAAGGGGCGCCcctccgagccaagtatcctcccagaatctcgtacTGGCACCGTCACCAACAATAAACTTTGTCCTCTGAAACAATGAAAGCTTTACTTTCATAAGCCCTTTCCAAAAGGGTGAATCATTCGGTCTTACTGTGACCTGAGACAACGTTTTGGTTTGAAGATACTTATTACAGAGGATTTGTGCCCAGGTGGCGTCAGTTCCGCTAGAtaacttccacaaccacttactaagaagaCATCTGTttttaacttcaagattttcaatcccaagacccccttggtctttcggtctacagatgatatcctACTTTGCTAAACGGTATTTTCTTTTCAGCTCATCACCCTGCCACAAGAAACGGGATCGATAGAAGTCGagtcttttcctaacaccaactgggacttcaaaaaaagacaaaagaaacataggcatacttgtgAGAACCAAATTAATAAGAATTAAATGGCCTCTGTATGACATTAGCTTACCCTTCCAACAGCTCAATTTCTTTTCGAATcgatcctcaatacacttccattcGCTGTTCGTCAGCTTACAATGGTGGATTAGAATTCCTAAGTATGTGAGTGGCAAAGCCCCCAAATCACACTCAAACAATTGCTTGTAggcctcttgttcctcattggttctaccaaaacaaaacaattcgcttttatggaagttaattttgagcccagtcaattgttcaaataagcataacaccagcttcatattttgcgcttttaccaagtcatgctccataaagatgatagtatcatctgcGTACTGAAGAATTGATATCCCTCCATCAACGAGATGAGGCACCAGGCCTCCCACTTGGCCAGCCTCCTTGGCCCTTCCTATCAAAATTTCCAACATATCCACAACAATGTTGAACAAAAAAGGGGACATCGGATCCCCTTGTCTtaggcccttgtgtgtctggaagtATTGACCGATGTCGTCAttaactttaattccaacactccccttTTGTGTATAAGATTCAACCTGGCGTCTCCAGACCTCAtcgaaacctttcatacgcaaggccTGTTGTAGGAAAGGCCACTTTACTttatcatacgctttctcgaaatccaccttaaagataactccatctagtttcttcgagtggatttcatggagcgtttcatgtagGACCACCACCCCTTCCAGGATGTTtctatccggcatgaaagcagtttgggaatgATGCACcatagaatgcgcaatctgtgtgagcctattggtcccaaccttggtaaaaattttgaaactaacattcagCAGGCATATCGACCTGAACTGCTCAATCCTCAGAGCATCTGTCTTCTTAGGAAGTAGtgttattgttccaaaatttaaGTGAAAAAGATGAAGCCGTCCAGAGAAGAGATCATGGAATATAGGaagtaaatcccccttaataatatgccagcatttTTTGTAGAACTCCGCCGTAAATCCATCCggcccgggagccttattgtttttcatctgtgaGATGACATCAAAAACCTCCTTCTCCGAAAACGGAGCAACCAGTATATCATTATCATTAGCAgttagttgaggcacatcctcagtcctggactcatcgagggacacacaactatcctccggaggtccaaataactgcttataataCTCGGTGATGTAAAGTTTCAGATTGTCCTGACCAACAATTGTTCCTTCCTCTTGCTCAAGCTGGAAAATTctcttctttctgtgtttgccattaGCAATcagatgaaagaattgagtgttcgcatccCCCTGGACCACTTTGCGAACTTTACCTCGCAATGCCCACTTCAACtcttcttcgcggagaagttcCTTCAACCTCATCTCCGCATCCAGCTTAAATTGGAACTCAGCAGGTTGCAAAATCGTTGATCCGGCTTTAATATCGAGGGACTGTATAAGAGCAAGAAGCCTGTCCTTCTCAATCTTATAAGTCCCACTAAGGTGTTTAGCCCAGCCCCGTAGGAagcttctcaaatgcctaatcttattttGCCATCGCTCGACAGACGATTTGCCTCCTCTATCtttagcccattccctggctatTAGATCTAGGAAACCTTCTCGTTCAAACCAAGCCAGTTCGAAGGAGAAAGTATTTTTGTTTCCCACGTGATTGGGCTCGCCTGAGTCCACGAACAAAGGTGTGTGGTCCGAAACCCCGCGCGAGAGAGCCTGAACCGTCACGAGAGGAAACTTCTATTCCCACTCGACGCTTGCTAGTACCCGATCCAACTTCTCATATGTCGGATTAGGCAAAGAGTTGGCCCAGGTAAATTTTCGACCAGTAAGCTCGATCTCTCTCAGACCCAAGCTCTCAATGATGGTGTTAAACATAAAAGACCATCTTCCGTCAAAGTTGTCGTTATTCTTTTCCTCTCTCCTCCGAATGATGTTGAAATCACCCCCAACCAGAATTGGGAGCTGCTCGGACCCGCAAATTCGAACCAGGTCTGCCAAAAACTTCGGTTTAAGCTCAGGTTGTGCGGCCCCATAAACGGCCACCAGAACCCAGTTAAACCCATCGGCTTTAGACCTGACCCAAAATTTGACCGCGAAGTCACCCATCACTACACTACGGACTTCCAGTGAGTCATGCCTCACTCCAAGCAGGATCCCACCGAATCTTCCTCTCGGGGgaaggcaatgccaatcaaaatcgacACCCCCCGAAAGCGTGCTAAGAAACCGTGGCGCAAAATTATCCCTACCAGTTTCAGAGAGAACAATGAAATCTAATCGATGCTCCAAAGACGCCTGAGCGAGAAACCTTCgtttagccaagtccttcagacctctgctattccaaaatattcctttcataagtcatcatggaatttttttgccgtacgaatcctagcactcctatgtACCGCGGACGCGGGATACACCTTCCGCTTCCACTTATGTTTTGGTTTACTATTGTCCTCCatccggtcctcataaccgggctcTGGTGGTTGAATCACTACATCCTCTCCACTAACTTCCTCCTTCTCGGATTCAACAGTGGAAGGAACAAGGTCCGCACAAAAATTGTCAAGCACTCTCACCCCCAACGCATCAATCTCAGCATCATTCATAGGTCTCACTGCCGCTAGGTTTCGGATGGTTTCTAAAGCGTGTTCCGCTTCCCGATCAAGCAGATCATTAACCGAGTTGGTATTTTCAGAATTGTTATTTCCTAGCGAGACCCCTACTtgatttgcattattaataatctcatcCTTAGAAAAATGCAACATACAATTGGACAAGTTGACTGACATACCGGTTGTGACCTCAATGtcatgaagcttggccgccctcatagcgcacctctGCTGCATGTCGTCAACCTCCGGGTGGTCCTGGAGACGAGAACTCATCCGTCTCCCCTCAGAGACCGGGTTGGGGATCCCGCCAAAGGCAATAACCTCCTCCCGAGTAGCGCCACTCGGAGGAGGCAGCGGCGAAGGATTCCCTCGGCGGACGGACGGGAGGCCGGGGGGAGNNNNNNNNNNNNNNNNNNNNNNNNNNNNNNNNNNNNNNNNNNNNNNNNNNNNNNNNNNNNNNNNNNNNNNNNNNNNNNNNNNNNNNNNNNNNNNNNNNNNNNNNNNNNNNNNNNNNNNNNNNNNNCCACCTGCCCCTGACTCCCGCCCGGCGCCTCAGGAGAGACAGCCGCAGAAACTGGAACCGAACGGGAAAtgtccgaggccacctgccccagacgGACTCCTCCTCGGCCGGCCAACGACGGCGAGGCTGCCTTCATCGGCGTGAGGGTAGAAGGAGAGGAAGTCGTGGCCGCCTGCCCCGAACTCCCCCCCCCCCTCGGTAGAACCACCGAATCAGCCGCCATCTGTCTGCGCGAGAGTGTAGGGGACCCTGGGAGGAACGGAACCACCTGAGGCTCCACGTCCCTCCCCCCCAAGGTCGTCTCAGAGAGGCCCGTCACGCGGCCACCCACCACGGGACGAGCAGCAGACCCAAAATCCAACACCGGGAGCGAGCACTCGAAAGCATCATCAGAGTCCACCCGATCGCTCCAAGGCCTAGGAGGAGCAGACGCAGGCTGAAAAGATCCAAACCGCAATGTGCTCTTAGGCACCGATGGAGCTGGGGCCGACTCTACCCCGGATCCAGTCTCGGGCAACTAAGCCACTGGTCCCGATCCGTTGGACATCTCTCGTCCAGCCTCATCAGTCGGTTCCTCCCTAGCACCAGCATTGTCGTCCCCCTCGTGCATATCCACATCAGCACCAGTAACCGCCTCAGCAAACAACTCAGCGTCCTCAAACTCAATCTCAAGAGGAAATACCTCTCCCCTATAGGTCCAGTTAACCACATCCGGGACGAACTCGATGTCCAAAACACTAACTCGCAATCTGGCCACCCCCTGGGCGCGAGTGGATGCCATATCCACTTTCTCCGTTTTGCCAACCATGATACCCAGACTAGCCACAACACGAACATCTGTCAGAGCCTCAGAGGGTGCCCCAGAAAAACGTAACCACACCTGAGTGAGGGGCTTCCCCTTAGGCTCCACTTTCTTCCACTCTTGAAACTCTAGAATGCAATTAGTGCCTGGCACCTTACACATCCCAAAGCTCAGCAATCGCCGCAGGTCCTCTACCGACGGGAAGTCAACCCTGAACACGCGCTCTTCAATGAAGACAAGCTCCCACTGAATATCTCCCGGAGCCAGTTCCTGAAGCCTCTACATAATCTGAGCCTCAAAGACATCTCCCTGGGTAACCTTCACAAGTCTAGTAGTCAGGCTCTGCGTCTCAACTGGAATCTCTCTCGCAGCTGGGGACTCAAAGAACATCAGCTCGGCACAATATACTCCATACATTGTAAGAGCCGGAGCCTGCTCACGCAGAGGCGGGCAATCCCCCGAGGTATGCGCAGGCTTGCCACAAGACTCACACAGCTCGGCcacacatttagcaataaagtggCCCTTCTCACCACACCGGTAACAAAGCATCCTCTCCTTCTTACGCGCATATTTGGACGCCCTCTCTGCATCAGACCTGTCGGTGACCTCAACCACCGTCCCAGCCTCAGGAACCTCAACAATGGCCAAGGCATTCACCACCTCCATCGCCTGGGGTGGAAGCTCTGTGGAAACGTGGTCGGTCTCCATTGCCGACGCCGAAGGGTCAACAGCTGCCCTAGGCGAAGGCGGTCGGCGAAACCTCCCACGGCCCCCACCCCGGCCACCACGATAGCCACGAAAGCCTCCTCTCTGTCGGTGGTCTGGGCCTGAGGCCCCCTCAACAAATCCGCCTGCAGGGCCAAGAAACGGTCTCTCAGCAGACCCGTCACTCTGCCAGGCATATCCACAGCCTCCTCTCGTGGAAGAGGACCCTCGATGCTGTCCATCACCATATGCATCATACCCATCATCCCCCCACTGGCCTCGGGGTGGATCATTGGTAACTCTGTTGCTAGAATTTTGCCTCGCCTGTGTCAGCCCCACGCGGTTCTGAGCCGGCCTTGCGACATAGTGCGGCGGAGGAGCGGCACGAGGCGGACCGCCCGAAGGCGCCTGCACTACCCCAAGGGCAGTACCACCGCGTCCAACCGGAGCCACACCAGCCACGCCCGACGCAGGAGGCCGAGGACCAACAGGACCCGCTGCCTGCGGCGCAACGGGCGCCGCTCCCGGCGCAGGCGGCCTCAGCCCGCCATGCCCAGCAGCAGGGGTCGCTGCTCCCGGCGCAGGCGGCCTAAGCCCGCCCCGCCCAGCAGCAGGGGGCGCCGCTCCTGGCGCAGGCGGCCTCAGCCCGCCCCGCCCAGCAGCAGGAGGCAGCAGACCCGGAGTCCGGGCTCCCTGGTGGCCAGCGCCTCGGCCCGGATGAGCCAGCGCCAAACCTCCTCCCGCCGGCGGCCTCAGTCCGGGCGGCGCCGGGGCTCCGCGCCCAGCACCCGCCACCGTCGTTGGAGCCGTCCCTCCCCTTCCCGCAGAACCGGACTTTGAGACAGGCGTCGGCGCAGCTCCACTGCCGGCCATAGCACCGAGCGGCCGCACCCTCCTTGCCCGTCGATCTCCACAGACCTGGAAACCTCTCGTCCCGAGCCTACGAACCCTAACGCTCGAAGGCGACGGCGCACGACAGAACGAATCACGCTCAGCTTCGATCATGCATGGGAGATCGATATGGGCAGCAACTCGGCCTGGTACAGCCTGGGCCTCATAACCATCTAACCCCAGCCCAATTCCTCGCGGACCCGGCTCCTTCCGAACCGGCCCAACAGAACCCAAAAGCTGATTCAAACGTAGCGCTCTCGCCTTCGAAATCCCGATCACCGACGCGGCCATCACGGGTGCCGCCGGCGGCTGACGGACGGCGTTCCGCCTCGCATACTTCCGCTTGTGCACAGTAATCCAGGATTCCGGTCTAATCATATCGAATAACGTAAGGTTAGGAAGACTCACCTTAGGTATTGGTCCTTTCCAAGGccggatcgccgccgccgccgtcttgcgaTGAACAACGCGCCGGATCATCTCGATCTTCTCGCCCGCATGAAGACCAATCCGAGCCGGATCCTCCGGTGGCAGTACCCGATCGATCGTAGTGGCCACCTCATCTTCGGTAATACCCTGAATGAAAGAATTCGCAAATCAGATCCGAAGGGGTGGGAGACGGCGGCGACTCCACCGGCAAAGCATCCCCATTGTCGTCCGAATCATCCTCGTCAGGCTCGGCGAGGGCCCAGAAACGCCCGCCGACTCGCCGGCGATCACCGGAGGTGGACTGCGCAACCGCGGTCGAGCGCATGGTCGCCCGCCTAGTCGCCCCAGAACAGAACAGAACAGGCCGCCCTTCACTCAGTTTATATTTATGTCAGCCCAACCAAAACCAAACCAACTTGACGTTCCACCCAAGTCgagctgaaactgagtgcttacctcTGGTTGAAGCTAGTTGCTGAAATGGTTTGAAAACCATTCTAGTAGTAATAATAACCATCGTCCTAACGCACGTGAGCGGCGCTTGATAGCAGCGGCTATGGAGCCCAGTCCAGCAAGCCGCGCGCGAAGATGGCGGCCACGGAGACAGGTCCAGAGAGCCGCGCGCGAGCAGCGCTCGACGGCAGCGGCCGCGGAGGCAGGTCCAGAGAGCCGCGCGTGAGTGGCGCTTGACGGCAGTGGCCCTGGAGGCCAGTCCGGCAAGCCGCACGTGATGGTAACTCCGGCGAAGGCGGGGCTAGCGAGCTATGTGCGAGCTACGCGCCAGCTGCTCCGGCGAAGGCGGGGCCGACGCGTCAAGCGCGAGCGGCAGCTGTTGAGGTCCAATGGGCTGAGAAGAATGGCCTTGATATTTACGAATGGAACCAACATAAACTACCCTAAAAAAACATAAACAACCGGGCATGAGCTGCGGCTCTAAACTTTTTGGAGTTAGACCTGTTCAGGCCTATAACCGACCATACCCAACCATTTGCTATAAGAAACCAAACTGAACCAAACTCTTTTCAGAGTTAGCCTATTAACACCTGAACCAAATGAACCCGTCAGCTGAAACCAAACTGATACACCCGGTTAATCAAAAACTATTCTCAGATTTACCCATATTCAATGTGCACATGCGTATCTGCTTCTTTTTTTTTGAGATGTGCTAGCTAGCTTTCTTTGCATTTCAGTTTGAGGGTCACCGTCTGACGATAGGAGATGACAGCTGGGTCGAGCCATCTGGCCGGGCTGGCTCGCCACCAAACCCTCGAGGCCCGCCACGATCGGCCGGCGCCGAGATGGTTCGCTGACGAGGCGCGTCGTCAGACGCGACGCTGACTCAGCCCAACGTGCGCGCCATGGAAGAAAAGTTAGCGTGGAGAGGAAAAGGGGACAACGCATGCACTGAGACTGAGACTGACCGAACGTGCCTTCCATTCCATGCACGCGCGAACCTTCTTTACTttgagtcttcttcttcttggtgtaCGTAGGGCGAGGGGGTAGGCCCCGTTGGACAAATTTTATCCAGTCCTGCTGCCACGCCATCGCCGTCGCCGAATCAGCTCGCACGCAAGTGCGGTGTACATACTCGTTACACCATGGCATTGCATCCGCTTAAAGTTTTGGCGACTGCAAACCTAAAAATAATCTGAAGAAGAAAGTGATAATTCGGTTGCGTTGCATGCTTTGTAGAAACAGGGATTGATCAACGACTCACCGGCGACAGAGTTACGGAGGCCTGATTTTTCTACACCCACCCCCAAGTGCGTGCATGTGACAGCCGGTTGGGCGAAGGCATCATCGACCGATCATGGTCCAGGCATGTGTGGGTGACTAGATGTCACTCGTCACATGCACATGCAGTGGCGCGGGTGACTGTTCAATTCAAAAGCTAATTGGATAAACATCCAGCTTTTGGTTAGGTTTTTACAGGTTCCAATCCAGAGCTTATAAAAGGCGTCCCCTCCTTCCCATTCAGAGCACGGAGCTCCAGCACCAACCCACACACGCACCACTCACCTCACCAGCAACCTCAGACAGAGGCCGGAAACTCAGGCGGAAGAAAAACAAGTCTTCGGTTCTTCGTTCAAACAGCAAATGGAGAAGGCAGGACACGAGCATGTGATCGGCATCCCGGTGAGCAGCACTGCTATCGGCATCGAGGAGCCCGAGTTCACCGGCGATGATGCAAAGTATTTGACGAACACGCGTGCCGGTGGGAAATCGAGCCGCAGGACCGGAGACAAGTTCGCTCGTGGCATCAAAGAACATGGTAATTAAGTCCTCCAGTCCGTCTGGATGAATCTTTTCTCGTCTTTCTGTTCGTATGGTGCTTCATCAGTTGTCAATTAGGCACTGAACATAGATATGCCCTTCTGCAGTGATTCTCGGCCCAAAGCTGTACGAGACCGTGAGGGGAAAGCTGTCGCTGGGCGCCAGAATCCTCcaggccggcggcgtggagaaagTCTTCCAGCGGTGGTTCTCGGTCGAGAAGGGCGAGAAGCTCCTCAAGGCCTCGCACTGCTACCTGTCCACCACCGCCGGCCCGATCGCCGGGATGCTCTTCGTATCCACggagaaggtggccttccgcagcgACCGGTCACTGGCGCTGACCTCGCCCAAGGGCGACACAGTGCGGGTGCCGTACAAGGTGGCCGTCCCGCTGAGGAGGGTGAaggcggccaggccgagcgagaacCAGCACCGGCCGGAGCAGAAGTACGTCCAGCTGGTGACCGACGACGGCTTCGAGTTCTGGTTCATGGGCTTCGTCAGCTACCAGGCGTCCCTGCAGCACCTCGAGCAGGCCATCAGCGCGGCTGGGGGTGGGATGAAGGTGCAGTCGTCGCGGGCCGCGGGTACCGGGAGCGGGACGCGCTTGCGGCCTACCGCGGCGTGAACGCTACGCGAGCGCATGACGACGCCGATCACTGTCTGACTTACAACACGAGTAGCAAGCGTGATTTGGGAGACCTCGTCGGCCTCGGCGACTTAGGCGCAGCGTAACATCGCCGCCGGGAGCTCAGCAAGGTGTGAGGACGGGCGCTCGCCCGAATCAACGCCGCAGGAGGCCGAGGTTGTCGAGCTGGTGGCTTACGCCACCTCCCTATACGTGAGCCGCTGGTGGGGAACGACGAACCGCGCGAGCATGGGCATGGCCGTGAAGAGGCCCCGAGCAGGGCAAGTGGGCAACGAGCCTTGCTGCGGGGGCCCTCTAATGGCTTATCAATGGGCGTCGTCATGGATTGGTAGGTGATGGAAGCCTGCAACCGATGTGAATGGAATGGCACACCAAGAATGTCGGTTCCGTTGACTTGTTTGGTTCGGGATATCGAATTAAATGGTTACACTTAAGTAGCATTTGGTTTGACAAATAGAATGAAATGAATTTAGTTCAACTCACCTCTTGCATAGAAACGGTGAGGTTGCCTCTCATATGCATATATACAATATGAACAAAGTACAAAATCTTTGTATTTCTAGAAACATATTATCAAAATTTTCAGTGGCGTTGACTGCTGTGGGAACGATTCTGACAATAATAAGGTAtagtaacggagcatgatctatcgagatgcatatgggtgacacggtggttttagcgagttcgggcctctcacggtggagataacagccctacgtctcgtgctccggagaggctttgttttatctgagtatgtatccggagattacaatgagagaaagaaagagagagagagagagaggaatggaTCCCCATAccagagctaagtcctgagactaatggcgagagaggagaggaaggagaatGAGAACCTGCCCcatgtctagtggtgggggtggcttatataaagtGCGCCACCCccacacctcctatgttacaaggtgggcatgaatgccataatgccagctcactaccaagccttcactatgagaatgatgctttgattgctttgctgcctgctggtcttcatATGCCCGAGTGAGTTGTACGGTCGATAAACTGTTATCCGAGTGGATGTTATGCTGCTTGGTCGAGtcgatagtatgctgcttgtccgagtggatagtatgctgcttgtccgagtgatagtatgtctgtatgaaatttatttggacccacatgttgtgtggatcccatgctttatgatatttaGACCCTTCGTGGGCCCACCTGTTATGTGTATCCTCAACATTAGCCCCtgaatcgattgcgattttgcagaacgagtttaTGAAAGAGACAACTTGGCCCGAGTGATTACGGAAATACTCGGTACCTGTCATcgtgctttcagacaaccaaggtttgaacaaaatgtCGATGGATTGCGGCACTGCGCTTCCCGACTGATCTGGGGTAAGTGCCcgcgaggagcaacttggtgacattcgatcATCTCTTGGAAGAGGTTAACTTGTGATCAGAGTATGGATGTGTCATTAAATCCGGGCAACAAGATCGACGCATGGACTGCTCTCTCGgtgagatgccattcttatcccggaggaacgtcaaGACGAGTCGGCTCTAGATTCAAACTTATGAGTTTCacactttgagtcctagaagaaggctcaaaataGGTCCACAgaggagcgttaaactcaccttatagcaatttttttTGGTAGCCGACGGGAGCCTTAgaacttgtttgtttgttgttctccactcggaccggtcaggccgtaccgagtggagattactccagtgggggcacgctgagtgcacccactggataTAGTCCTCGAGACTGCCGTCGACTGCGTGCAGTTGATGGGGG is a window of Triticum dicoccoides isolate Atlit2015 ecotype Zavitan chromosome 2B, WEW_v2.0, whole genome shotgun sequence DNA encoding:
- the LOC119364940 gene encoding GEM-like protein 7, coding for MEKAGHEHVIGIPVSSTAIGIEEPEFTGDDAKYLTNTRAGGKSSRRTGDKFARGIKEHVILGPKLYETVRGKLSLGARILQAGGVEKVFQRWFSVEKGEKLLKASHCYLSTTAGPIAGMLFVSTEKVAFRSDRSLALTSPKGDTVRVPYKVAVPLRRVKAARPSENQHRPEQKYVQLVTDDGFEFWFMGFVSYQASLQHLEQAISAAGGGMKVQSSRAAGTGSGTRLRPTAA